TCAGCGGGTGCAGTGGGATGATGCCGGGCCGGGATGCCGGCGTCCACGCCGGATACGACGTCACGGGGCGGTCCTCCTCGCGTCTGCGGCCATGCGGTCGCGGTCGCGCCGCACCGGTTCCATCGTGTCATATCGGCGCGCAGCGGCCGCCGGACTCCCTGCTGATCCTCGGTGCGCCTCCAGGCGCCGTCGACTAGTGTGGCTCAGAGCGTTCGACACCCGTGGCGTCTCACCGAGCCCGACCGGACCCGAAGGACGAAAGACCCGATGACATCACGGATCCTGGTTGTCGACGACGACACCGCTCTGGCAGAGATGATCGGGATCGTGCTGCGCACGGAGGGTTTCGAGACCGCGTTCTGCGCCGACGGTGCTCGCGCGGTCGACGCGTGGCGCGAGGAGCGGCCCGACCTCGTGCTGCTGGACCTGATGCTTCCCGGCATGGACGGCATCGAGGTGTGCACCCGGATCCGGGCGGAATCCGGCATCCCGATCATCATGCTCACCGCGCGCACCGACACCGCCGACGTCGTGCGAGGACTCGAATCGGGAGCCGACGACTACATCGTCAAGCCGTTCAATCCCAAAGAGCTCGTCGCCCGCATCCGCACCCGGCTGCGCCCGGCGTCGCAGACGACCCCCGATGTGCTGCGCATCGGCGACCTCACCGTCGACGTCTCGGCGCACGAGGTGCGGCGCGGCGAGGAACCGATCGCGCTCACCCCCCTGGAGTTCGAGCTGCTCGTGGCCCTCGCCTCCAAGCCCCAGCAGGTGTTCTCGCGCGAGATGCTGCTCGAGCAGGTGTGGGGCTACCACTACAAGGCCGACACGCGTCTGGTCAACGTCCACGTGCAGCGCCTCCGCGCCAAGGTCGAGCGCGACCCCGACAACCCGCGGATCGTGACCACCGTCCGCGGCGTCGGCTATCGCGCAGGCGCCGTTGCGTGACGGTCTGACATGAGGGCCCCATGACGACCGGCTCGGGTCCCCGCACGGTGACGAGCTCGGCGCCCACGGTCGGGACGAGCACCGGGTCCACCGCGATCGGCCGCCGCATCGCGCAGTGGCGGGACTGGCGCTCGTGGCCCGACCGGCTCACGAACCTCTGGCGCCGCTCCCTGAGGTTCCGCACCGTCCTCATCACCCTCGCCCTCACGGCGCTGACGATCCTCATCGCCTGTGTGTGGATGGCCCTTGCGATCCAGCACGACCTCTTCACCGCCGGACGCGATCAGGCGATGAACGGGGCACTGCGGGCGACGCAGTCGGCGCAGGAAAGGCTGGATTCGGCCGAACCCGGGAATGATCCCGTGCAGCTGCAGCTGCTGATGACGACGCTCAGCACAGATCTCGCCCAGCAGTCCGGAAGCGACCGCATCGCGATCTTCCGCATCGATCGGGACTCCCGCATCGCGCCGCAGGACCTCGTCACTCCCGGCCTGCCGGAGGATGTGCTCAGTGAGGGGCTGCGCCAGAAGGTGCGCGCCGACGGTGACGTGCAGCAGTGGCTTCAGTCCGTCGCTCTCCAGGCCGAGAACGGAGGCACCGTTCCCGGCATCGTGGTGGGCCAGCAGCTGTCGTTCCCCGTCGTCGGCGCGTACGAGGTCTACATCGCCTACGACCTCGCCGGTGAGTCGCAGATCCTCGCGTTCATCCAGGGAACCCTCTGGGTGGTCGGGGTGGGCCTGGTCATCCTCATCGGGCTCATCGCGTGGTTCGTCCTCCGCTCGGTCACCACCCCCATCGGGGAGGCGGCCGAGACCAGCGCCAAGCTCGCCCGCGGAGAGCTCAACGTGCGCCTGCCCGTGCGGGGACAGGATGAGCTGGCGACCCTCGGCCAGTCCTTCAACGCGATGGCCGACAGCATCGAGTCGCAGATCAAGGAGCTCGCCGAGCTCTCCCTCGTCCAGCAGCGCTTCGTTTCCGACGTCTCGCACGAGCTGCGGACGCCGTTGACCACCATCCGGCTCGCCGCGGACATGATCAACGACCAGCGCGACTCGTTCGACCCCGCCACCGCGCGTGCCGCCGAGCTGCTGAACGCGCAGGTGCAGCGTTTCGAGACCCTCCTCACCGACCTGCTGGAGATCAGCCGCTATGACGCCGGGTCGATCCAGTTGGAGCTCGAGCCCACGAGTCTCGCGCACCTCGCGGGCGACGTCATCGAGTCGATGAGTCAGCTCGCCGAGCAGCACGGATCGGATGTGCGGCTGGTGGCGCCCGGGGGATACTCCCCGGTCGACATGGATCCCCGGCGGGTGCGGCGGATCGTCCGCAACCTTCTCGGCAACGCCATCGAGCACGGCGAGGGGCGTCCGATCGTCGTCACCGTCGACAGCGACCAGCAGGCCGTGGCGCTCGGGGTCCGCGACTTCGGTCTCGGGATGCGACCCGAGGAGGTCGAGCACGTGTTCGACCGGTTCTGGCGTGCCGACCCGTCCCGCAAGCGCACGATCGGCGGCACAGGTCTGGGCCTGTCGATCTCGCTCGGAGACGCACGCCTCCACGGCGGAGAGCTCGCGGTCTGGTCGGAGCTCGGCCGGGGATCGCACTTCGTCCTGACCCTGCCCCGCCTGGCGCACGGTCTCCAGGGCGCCTCGCCCATCGCCGTCGTCCCGGGGGAGGACAACACGGCGCCACTGGACGCGCTCGGGCTCACCCAGCCGATCCAGGTGCTGTCCGAGAGCGCCGCCGGCGCGGCATCCCCCGGTGATGGCCACCGGTCGCAGGGGGCATCGTGACATTCTCAGCGAGAGCCGTCCGCGCCCTGCGCGCCCTGGCCGTCATGGTCGTCACCGTCCTGGCGCTCACCGCCTGCGCGGGGCTTCCTCTCACCGGAACGGTGCAGGGCGGGCGTTCTGTGGGGGAGCAGCTTCCGGGGCCCGACTTCCTGCGTCTTCCCGACCGGCCGCAGCCGGGTGCGACACCGGAGGAGATCGTCGACGGATTCCTCCGCGCCGGGGCCGGTCCGGTCAGCGACTGGGCCCGGGCGCGTGAGTTCCTCGCCCCCTCGCTTCAGGACACGTGGGATCCGACGGCCGGGGTCATCATCGAACCCACCGGAACGACCCGCACCCCCGTGGCGATCGGTGAGAACGCCGTCGAGGTGGCGGTCGCTCCGACCGCGACCGTGGACGCGACCGGGGTCTACGAGCCGGCGACCGGCGGCACCCTGCCGCTGCGGTTCGAACTGCTCCAGCAGGAGGACGGCGAGTGGCGGATCAGCCAGGCTCCCGACGGCATCGTGCTGGACCGCGATTCGTTCGTCACGGCATTCGACCGGTACACGCTCGCGTTCTTCGACCCGACGTGGGAGTACCTCGTCCCCGACGAGCGGTGGTTCCCGACGACGAACGCCCCCACGCGCATCGCCGCGGCCCTCGTGGAGGGTTCGCCGGTGGAGTGGCTGGCAGGTTCGGTGGTCTCGGCCTTCCCCGACAGCGTGGCGCTCAGTCCCACCGCGGTCCCGGTCTCGCTGGGCGAGGCGCAGGTGAGTCTGAACGAGGCGGCGCTGACGGTCGAGCAGCTCACCCTCGACCGGATGCAGACCCAGCTCGATGAGAGCCTGGCCTCGGCCGGGGTGACCCGGGTGCAGATGCGGGTGGGGTCCTCCGACGTCGATGCGGGAACGGTCGCGGTCCGCTCCACCCGCGTAGCGGCCCAGCCGCTCGTGGTCACCGCCGACGGATTCGGATTCCTCACGGGCGACGAGCTCGACCCGGTGCCGGGGCTCTCCGACGCCCTGGAGCAGGCCGCTCCGGTGGACGCGCTGCAGCTGTCGCCCGACCGGGTCTTCGCGGCCGCGCGCTTCGCCGAGGACGGGTCGACGGGTCGCGTCGACGCCGACGGAGATGTGCAGGTCTTCGATCAGCGTCCCGGCCTGGTCGCCCCGACGATCGACCCGTTCGGCTACGTCTGGACCGTGCCCGAGGCGACTCCGTCGGCGATGCGGGCGTGGGTGCCGAGCGGGCCCATCGAGATCGCGAACGCCTGGCCGGGCGCCGCCACGATCTCGGCGATGGCCCTGTCACGAGACGGGACGCGCCTGGCCGCAGCCGTGACCGTCGGCGGGCGCACGACGCTGAGCATCGCCGGCGTGATCAGGGACGGCGACGGCGTGCCCAGCGGCCTCGGCGACCCGGTCGTGCTCGGCGATCTCGAAGGCCCCGTGACATCGGTGGCGTGGCTCGACGAGTCCGCGGTGGCCGCCCTCGTCGACGCCGGCACCGAGGCGCGCCTGCGGGAGCAGGTCGTGGGCGGCGAGGGTACGGAGTCCGCAGCGCCCGTCGGGGCCGATACCCTCGCGGGTGGCAACTCCGCGTCGACGCTGCGGGTCCACACCGATGAGGGCGGGCTGTTCATCCGCCGCGGCGCGAACTGGACGCAGACGGCGGAAGGCATCGCGGTCCTCGCGACCCAGCAGGGGTCGCCGCGCTGACTCCTCCCCAGGCACGCGCGAAGCGACGTTGTCCACCGATCGCCCGCGGTCGGTCAGGGTCGGCGCGCGGACGCGCGAAGCTGGCGGCATGCCGCTGCTGTCCACCGTGTCCGCGTCGCTCGCGGACGTGCTCGCCCTCCTCCTCCCGGTCGAGTGCGCCGGGTGCGACGCCGAGGATCAGGTGCTCTGCGGGGAGTGCCGCGGTGCGCTCGCCCCGCGGCCGATGAGTCGCCTGCTGGACGACGAGATCTGGGCCTACAGTGCCCTGGCCTTCGAGGGGGTTCCCGCCCGCGTCATCCGCCGCCTCAAGGAGGACGGCCGCACCGGGCTCGCCAGACCGCTCGGAAGGGCGCTGCGCGCCGCGGTGCTCGCCGCGGGTGCGGCCGGGGACGCCGTTGTCGTTCCCGTGCCGTCGTCGCGCGCGGCGCTGCGTCGCCGCGGTTTCGCGGTGGCGCCGCTCCTGGTCCGTCGCGCCGGCTTCCGGCCCGTCGCGCTGCTCGCGCCCGCGCGCGTGACCGCCGATCAGCGGGGGCTCGACCGCGACGCCCGGGCGCGCAACGTGGCGGGGAGCCTGCGCGTGCGCCCGCGGCCCGCAGAGCTCGTCCGCGACCGCCCGATCGTCATCGTCGATGACGTCCTCACCACCGGAGCGACCCTGCTCGAGGCTGCTCGGACGCTCCGATCGGCGGGCCTCGTCGTGGTCGCCGCCGCCACGGTCGCGGCGACCCCCCGGCGCTCATCCGCAACTCACAGGTGATCGGGTGGTCGTCGTGCGTGACACGTGTGTGCCCCGGCACTACGTTGGGGGACACACGCACACTGCCGTGTATACAGAGGCGACTGGTGGTCCGCCCTTGTCCGGGCGGACCGGATCAAGGAGGTCTGACATGGAGAGCAGCATCGTCGGCGTAGGAGTCGGTATCACCGATCGGTTCCGCTCGGTCGTCGAGGAGAAGGCGCCCCGGATCGAACACCTCGCGCCGCGAGCCCAGCGTCTGGACGTCAAGGTCACTCATCGCACGTACCGCAACGGCCACGTGGAGGACCACACGGTGGAACTCACCGTCACGGGGAAAGGCCCGATCGTGCGGGCGGAGGCGACCGACGCCGACAAGTTCACCGCCCTCGACCTCGCGGTCGACAAGCTCTGCGAGCAGCTGCGCCGCGCGAAGGACAAGCGGGTCGATGCGCGCAATCACCCGCGCGGCCCGAAGTTCGAGAAGGGCACCGGATCACTCGAGGGAATCGACGTCGAACCCGCATCCGTCGACGTGCTCCGCGCCGTCGCCACCGGCGAGGTGCCGATCGTCAACGGCGAGGCGGAGGAGGAGGACTACACCCCCGTCGTCATCCGCACGAAGGAGTTCGGGGCGGAGTGGATGACGGTCGAAGATGCCGTGGACCGGATGGAACTCGTCGGACACGACTTCTTCCTCTTCATCGACGTCCGCACCGACCGTCCGAGCGTCGTCTACCGCCGCAAGGGCTGGGACTACGGCGTGATCTCGCTGTCCACACAGGCGCAGCCGGCGGAGCTGGTCTCCTGACCCCCTGACGAAAGAACGGATGCCCCGGGCGAAGATCAGCCCGGGGCATCCGCTTGTCCGGCGTCCTTCAGGACGCCATCAGTCCATGAAACCGTCGAGCAGGCTGCCGATCACAAGGCCTCCGAGGATGCCGCCCATCAGGCCGCTCCCGCCGCTGTTGCCGCGTCCGCCTCCCCACCCTCCGCCCCACTGGTCCGGGCCGTTCTGAGGGCGGGACGAGTCGATGTCGCGCTGCGCGAGCTGCAGGGCTTCGCTGGCGAGGTGCGCGACGCGTCGAGACATCGTCATGGCCTGCTCTCGGTGATCCTCGTCGATGTCGATCGCCGCCGATGCGGAGGTTCCGAGGTAGCGGTCGAGGTCGACGCGGATCCGCTCGGCCTCGGCGATCCGGGTGCGGGCGTCCGCGCCGATCCATCCGCGGTGGCCGGCGATGACGTCTCGAGCCACGGCGAGCTGCCGGTCGGCGTCGTCGATCGAGTGCCGCACGTGAGCGATGTCGGGGATCGGCCGCGCCGCACGTTCGCGCGCTTTGGCGACGGCATCGTCGAGGGCGATGTTCGCCGCGCGCAGGCGCGTCAGCTGCGCGAACGGGTCGGTGTTCACGCCGGCGGCGGGAAGGGCGGCCAACGCCGCCTGGAGCTCGCCCATCGCCTGGGCCACACCCGCGGTCTGCGGTGCGGTGCGGGCGGCGATGAGGTCGCCGCGCGAGTCCTCCACGACGGCGGCGAGGGTCGATTCCGCGCGGAGCGCCTCGACTTCGAACGTCTCGACGGCGTCGATGAGCGTCTCTGCGCGGCGCACCGCCTCGGTGCAGGCCTCGAGGGCCAGGTTGGCCTGCTCGCGCTGCCCGGCCTCGCGACGACGCTCGGCGATGCCGGCGCTGTGCTCGGCGAATCCGAGGAGCTGCTCGGCCTCCGCCGGATTGGCTTCGATCTGGTGGAGGGCTTCGGCGGAGTAACGGGCCCCGAGTCGGGTCACGGTCTCCCGGGCCTGGGGGAGGCGTCCGCGCAGTCGTTCGGCGTCGCGGCGGACGCCGGCGATGATCTCGGGCGCTCGGCGGGCGCGGGCGATCGGCTCGGCGAGGGCCTCGGTGCGGTCATCCAGCAGCTCCTCGGCCCACTCGCACAGCTGCACGATCCGGGCGTTGCGGGTGCGCAGCTCCTCGGGGGTGTCGGGGATCTCGTCGTGGTTGAGCTGGTGGAGGTGGAACGCCTCGCTCATGTGCGTGCGCACCGACTCCAGCGCTTCGCGCAGATCGGCGGTGGGACCGGCGCCGAGCTCGGCCTCGGCGAAGGCGAGTTCGTCGGTGGTGACACGGATGCGCTCATCGGTGGCGACGAGGGAGGACTGCGCCCGACGGGCGAGGTCGGCGTCCTGCGCCGCGAGTTCTTCGCGTTCCTTCTTGCGACTGCCCCAGAATCCGGCCATGAACCGATCCTACGGTTCCCGTTCGGGCAGGCCGCTGGAGAACGGCTGGAGAACAGCGCGGTGACGGGGAGGCTTCGCCCACGGCGTAACCGATCCCGGGGTCACGGTCGCGGAGGGCGCCCTCGACGAGGCCTCTGGGTCTCCAGGGCCACCGCGAGCGAATGATCGGGATGCCGCGCCAGCACCGCCGCCGCATGATCGAGCCAGCGCATCTCGGCCTCCAGCGCGTCACGTCGGGCGGCGAGGACCAGACTGCGGCCGAGGGTGCCAGCCCGCTCGGCGGCGCTCAGCTCCTCGTGCACCCGCGTCAGCTCCGCGGCCGAGGACCGACGCTGCGTCGTCAGCACACCGTCGACATCGACGCCCGGGAGGCTCGCGGCCAGCGCGACTTTCGCCGCGACATCCTCTCTTCCGGCGCGCGTGCGCGCGGCGGCGGCGCCGAACCACTCTGCCACGGCATCGGATCCCGCCGGGGTGATGCTCCAGTAGATGTGGCCCTGGGCGTCGGGTTCTCCCCGCATCACGAGTCCGTCGCGCTCGAGCCGCTCGAGGGTCCGGTAGATCTGGCCGACGTTCAGCGGCTGATCCGCGCCGGTGCGCCGTTCGTGTTCGGCGCGCAGCTGGTAGCCGTAGCAGGGGCCCTGGTCGAGGATCGCAAGCAGACTCTGCGGTGCCGACATCCGTCTCTCGCTTTCGCTGCAGGTGCGGCTCGAGTATATGCATACCCGGCAACATCTCCGCCGCTGCGGCTTTCGCCCAGCCCACGCCAAGGTCACGGGTGGATAACATGGGGAGGTTCGCCCGACAGTATGGAGATTTCGTGGCCAATCCTCTCGAGAAACTGCTCCGCGCCGGCGAGGGCCGGATCCTGCGGCAGCTGCAGCGGATCGTGAAGGCGGTGAACGCCCTCGAAGAGGACTACGCGCAGCTCACCGACGAGGAGCTGCGCGGCGAGACCGCCGAACTGCGCGCCCGTCACGAGGCCGGCGAGACGCTGGACCAGCTGCTGCCCGAGGCCTTCGCCGCCGTGCGCGAAGCGGCCAAGCGCACGCTCGGTCAGCGCCACTACGACGTGCAGATCATGGGCGGCGCCGCCCTGCACCTCGGCAACATCGCCGAGATGAAGACCGGTGAGGGCAAGACGCTCGTGGCGACACTGCCCGCGTACCTCAATGCGATCGCCGGCAAGGGCGTCCACGTCATCACCGTCAACGACTTCCTCGCCAGCTACCAGTCCGAGCTCATGGGCCGCATCTTCCGTGCCCTGGGAATGACGACCGGCACGATCGTCTCGGGCCAGAACCCGCAGGTGCGCCGCGAGCAGTACAACGCCGACATCACCTACGGCACGAACAACGAGTTCGGCTTCGACTACCTGCGCGACAACATGGCGTGGCGCAAGGAAGACCTCGTCCAGCGCGGCCACTTCTTCGCCATCGTCGACGAGGTCGACTCGATCCTCATCGACGAGGCGCGCACCCCGCTCATCATCTCGGGGCCGTCCTCGGGCGAGGCGAATCGCTGGTTCACCGAGTTCGCCAAGATCGCACGGACGCTCGAGCCCGGCGTCGACTACGAGATCGACGAGAAGAAGCGCACCGTCGGTGTGCTCGAGCCCGGCATCGAGAAGGTCGAGGACTACCTCGGCATCGACAACCTCTACGAATCGGCGAACACTCCGCTGATCTCGTTCCTGAACAACTCCATCAAGGCGCTGGCGCTGTTCAAGCGCGACTCGGATTACGTCGTCATGAACGACGAGGTCATGATCGTCGACGAGCACACCGGACGCATCCTCGTGGGGCGCCGCTACAACGAGGGCATCCACCAGGCGATCGAGGCCAAGGAAGGCGTGCCGGTCAAAGCGGAGAACCAGACCCTCGCCACGGTGACGCTGCAGAACTACTTCCGCCTCTACGACAAGCTCTCGGGCATGACCGGCACCGCCGAGACCGAGGCCGCGGAGTTCATGTCGACCTACAAGCTCGGCGTCGTCCCCATCCCCACGAACAAGCCGATGGTCCGCAAGGACCAGTCCGACCTCGTCTACAAGAACGAGGAGGCGAAGTTCGCGCAGGTCGTCGAGGACATCGTCGAGCGTCACGCCAAGGGCCAGCCGGTGCTGGTCGGAACCGTCAGCGTCGAGAAGAGCGAATACCTCTCCCGACTTCTGGCCAAGAAGGGCGTCAAGCACGAAGTGCTCAACGCCAAGAACCACGCCCGTGAGGCCGAGATCGTCGCCCGCGCCGGGCGCCTGGGCGCCGTCACCGTCGCGACGAACATGGCCGGCCGCGGTACCGACATCATGCTCGGCGGGAACGCGGAGTTCCTCGCCGTTCAGGAGATGAAGGCCAAGGGCCTGGACTCGCTCGAGACCCCCGATGAGTACGAGGCGGAGTGGGACGGCGTCTACGAGGCCGTGCGCGACCGCGTCTCCGAAGAGGCGGCGAAGGTCGTCGAGACCGGTGGCCTCTACGTGCTCGGCACCGAGCGTCACGAGTCCCGCCGCATCGACAACCAGCTGCGAGGTCGGTCGGGCCGCCAGGGCGACCCCGGCGAGAGCCGCTTCTACCTCTCGCTCACCGACGACCTCATGCGACTCTTCCAGTCGGGGGCGGCCGAGGCGATCATGGCACGGACCAACTTCCCCGATGACGTCGCGATCGAGTCGGGCATGGTCTCCCGTGCGATCAAGAGCGCGCAGTCGCAGGTCGAGGCGCGAAACGCCGAGATCCGCAAGA
The Microbacterium sp. SLBN-154 DNA segment above includes these coding regions:
- the mtrA gene encoding MtrAB system response regulator MtrA, which encodes MTSRILVVDDDTALAEMIGIVLRTEGFETAFCADGARAVDAWREERPDLVLLDLMLPGMDGIEVCTRIRAESGIPIIMLTARTDTADVVRGLESGADDYIVKPFNPKELVARIRTRLRPASQTTPDVLRIGDLTVDVSAHEVRRGEEPIALTPLEFELLVALASKPQQVFSREMLLEQVWGYHYKADTRLVNVHVQRLRAKVERDPDNPRIVTTVRGVGYRAGAVA
- the mtrB gene encoding MtrAB system histidine kinase MtrB, with amino-acid sequence MTTGSGPRTVTSSAPTVGTSTGSTAIGRRIAQWRDWRSWPDRLTNLWRRSLRFRTVLITLALTALTILIACVWMALAIQHDLFTAGRDQAMNGALRATQSAQERLDSAEPGNDPVQLQLLMTTLSTDLAQQSGSDRIAIFRIDRDSRIAPQDLVTPGLPEDVLSEGLRQKVRADGDVQQWLQSVALQAENGGTVPGIVVGQQLSFPVVGAYEVYIAYDLAGESQILAFIQGTLWVVGVGLVILIGLIAWFVLRSVTTPIGEAAETSAKLARGELNVRLPVRGQDELATLGQSFNAMADSIESQIKELAELSLVQQRFVSDVSHELRTPLTTIRLAADMINDQRDSFDPATARAAELLNAQVQRFETLLTDLLEISRYDAGSIQLELEPTSLAHLAGDVIESMSQLAEQHGSDVRLVAPGGYSPVDMDPRRVRRIVRNLLGNAIEHGEGRPIVVTVDSDQQAVALGVRDFGLGMRPEEVEHVFDRFWRADPSRKRTIGGTGLGLSISLGDARLHGGELAVWSELGRGSHFVLTLPRLAHGLQGASPIAVVPGEDNTAPLDALGLTQPIQVLSESAAGAASPGDGHRSQGAS
- a CDS encoding LpqB family beta-propeller domain-containing protein; translation: MTFSARAVRALRALAVMVVTVLALTACAGLPLTGTVQGGRSVGEQLPGPDFLRLPDRPQPGATPEEIVDGFLRAGAGPVSDWARAREFLAPSLQDTWDPTAGVIIEPTGTTRTPVAIGENAVEVAVAPTATVDATGVYEPATGGTLPLRFELLQQEDGEWRISQAPDGIVLDRDSFVTAFDRYTLAFFDPTWEYLVPDERWFPTTNAPTRIAAALVEGSPVEWLAGSVVSAFPDSVALSPTAVPVSLGEAQVSLNEAALTVEQLTLDRMQTQLDESLASAGVTRVQMRVGSSDVDAGTVAVRSTRVAAQPLVVTADGFGFLTGDELDPVPGLSDALEQAAPVDALQLSPDRVFAAARFAEDGSTGRVDADGDVQVFDQRPGLVAPTIDPFGYVWTVPEATPSAMRAWVPSGPIEIANAWPGAATISAMALSRDGTRLAAAVTVGGRTTLSIAGVIRDGDGVPSGLGDPVVLGDLEGPVTSVAWLDESAVAALVDAGTEARLREQVVGGEGTESAAPVGADTLAGGNSASTLRVHTDEGGLFIRRGANWTQTAEGIAVLATQQGSPR
- a CDS encoding ComF family protein, encoding MPLLSTVSASLADVLALLLPVECAGCDAEDQVLCGECRGALAPRPMSRLLDDEIWAYSALAFEGVPARVIRRLKEDGRTGLARPLGRALRAAVLAAGAAGDAVVVPVPSSRAALRRRGFAVAPLLVRRAGFRPVALLAPARVTADQRGLDRDARARNVAGSLRVRPRPAELVRDRPIVIVDDVLTTGATLLEAARTLRSAGLVVVAAATVAATPRRSSATHR
- the hpf gene encoding ribosome hibernation-promoting factor, HPF/YfiA family, which produces MESSIVGVGVGITDRFRSVVEEKAPRIEHLAPRAQRLDVKVTHRTYRNGHVEDHTVELTVTGKGPIVRAEATDADKFTALDLAVDKLCEQLRRAKDKRVDARNHPRGPKFEKGTGSLEGIDVEPASVDVLRAVATGEVPIVNGEAEEEDYTPVVIRTKEFGAEWMTVEDAVDRMELVGHDFFLFIDVRTDRPSVVYRRKGWDYGVISLSTQAQPAELVS
- a CDS encoding PadR family transcriptional regulator; protein product: MSAPQSLLAILDQGPCYGYQLRAEHERRTGADQPLNVGQIYRTLERLERDGLVMRGEPDAQGHIYWSITPAGSDAVAEWFGAAAARTRAGREDVAAKVALAASLPGVDVDGVLTTQRRSSAAELTRVHEELSAAERAGTLGRSLVLAARRDALEAEMRWLDHAAAVLARHPDHSLAVALETQRPRRGRPPRP
- the secA gene encoding preprotein translocase subunit SecA — translated: MANPLEKLLRAGEGRILRQLQRIVKAVNALEEDYAQLTDEELRGETAELRARHEAGETLDQLLPEAFAAVREAAKRTLGQRHYDVQIMGGAALHLGNIAEMKTGEGKTLVATLPAYLNAIAGKGVHVITVNDFLASYQSELMGRIFRALGMTTGTIVSGQNPQVRREQYNADITYGTNNEFGFDYLRDNMAWRKEDLVQRGHFFAIVDEVDSILIDEARTPLIISGPSSGEANRWFTEFAKIARTLEPGVDYEIDEKKRTVGVLEPGIEKVEDYLGIDNLYESANTPLISFLNNSIKALALFKRDSDYVVMNDEVMIVDEHTGRILVGRRYNEGIHQAIEAKEGVPVKAENQTLATVTLQNYFRLYDKLSGMTGTAETEAAEFMSTYKLGVVPIPTNKPMVRKDQSDLVYKNEEAKFAQVVEDIVERHAKGQPVLVGTVSVEKSEYLSRLLAKKGVKHEVLNAKNHAREAEIVARAGRLGAVTVATNMAGRGTDIMLGGNAEFLAVQEMKAKGLDSLETPDEYEAEWDGVYEAVRDRVSEEAAKVVETGGLYVLGTERHESRRIDNQLRGRSGRQGDPGESRFYLSLTDDLMRLFQSGAAEAIMARTNFPDDVAIESGMVSRAIKSAQSQVEARNAEIRKNVLKYDDVLNRQREAIYADRRHILQGDDIADRVQHFIEDAINAVIDDHTSSGHTESWDFDALWTELKTLYPVSVTIDEVVAEAGNKGRITPEVLKRELLSDAKIAYDNREESLGSPAMRELERRVVLQVLDRRWRDHLYEMDYLKDGIGLRAMAQRDPLIEYQREGYQMFQAMMGQIKEESVGYLYNLDVEVRRAGEGDQPAEVEAKGLGAVPVEGERLQYSAANDAGEVEVRNDRGQVQQAATNRIRQAAAAATAVAEPPQAEAPRGAFGQRTGAEGGGGQSAAPQNRAERRAAGKKR